Proteins co-encoded in one Acidobacteriota bacterium genomic window:
- a CDS encoding ABC transporter permease, translating into MLELVFANLRVRPFRTIISVVGVALGVVLVVMFTGLARGMTQDLAKRASNWKAEIVFTRPGGMDTMSSHASVNMGYVPKLLEIDGVAATLPMYRYVSSDSKGTWGFRQIDGVEWEPFSKMNDIQAVEGRGPVANDELIIDQRQLTDEKLKIGDPYSLFGRTYKIVGVFSPPSGARIKMSLKAMQEALQSDKCTYILVKVKDGADPAAVAAKIDEVLPGNKVSLTRDIVIDAQERIPNLNTFLKVLVGLGALVSTIFVLLSMYTTITERRKEIGILKSLGASKGFIIKTIEGEAFIIGILGLIFGFAAAFLAAYIVGSQFNLTFEFTRGWMLTAVAIAIGGSLFGSLYPAWRAAGIDPVEVMVNE; encoded by the coding sequence ATGCTCGAACTCGTTTTTGCAAATTTGAGGGTCCGCCCGTTTCGCACGATTATTAGCGTGGTCGGCGTTGCTCTCGGCGTTGTGCTGGTCGTGATGTTCACGGGCCTCGCTCGCGGAATGACGCAGGACCTGGCGAAACGCGCGTCGAACTGGAAGGCCGAGATCGTCTTCACGCGACCGGGCGGAATGGACACGATGAGTTCGCACGCGTCGGTCAACATGGGCTATGTCCCCAAACTGCTCGAGATCGACGGCGTGGCGGCCACGTTGCCGATGTACAGATATGTTTCGTCGGATTCGAAAGGAACCTGGGGTTTCAGACAGATCGATGGCGTGGAATGGGAGCCGTTCTCAAAAATGAACGACATCCAGGCGGTCGAAGGCCGTGGCCCAGTCGCCAACGATGAACTCATTATCGATCAACGCCAACTGACCGACGAGAAACTAAAGATCGGCGATCCATATAGTCTCTTTGGCAGAACTTACAAGATCGTCGGCGTTTTCTCGCCGCCCTCAGGTGCCCGCATCAAAATGTCGCTCAAAGCAATGCAGGAAGCTCTGCAGAGCGACAAATGCACTTACATTCTAGTCAAGGTCAAAGACGGAGCCGATCCCGCAGCGGTCGCGGCAAAGATCGACGAGGTCCTGCCCGGCAACAAGGTCAGCCTGACCCGCGACATCGTCATCGACGCTCAGGAACGCATTCCGAACCTGAATACCTTTCTAAAAGTCCTCGTCGGCCTTGGTGCTCTGGTCAGCACGATCTTCGTCCTGCTCTCGATGTACACGACCATCACCGAACGCCGTAAAGAGATCGGCATTCTAAAATCGCTCGGTGCGTCGAAAGGATTCATCATCAAGACCATCGAGGGCGAAGCCTTTATCATCGGCATCCTCGGCCTCATCTTCGGCTTTGCCGCAGCCTTTCTCGCCGCCTACATCGTCGGATCGCAATTTAACCTCACCTTCGAATTCACCCGCGGCTGGATGCTAACGGCGGTCGCCATCGCCATCGGCGGCAGCCTCTTCGGGTCTCTGTATCCGGCGTGGCGTGCTGCGGGGATCGATCCGGTTGAGGTTATGGTGAATGAATAG
- a CDS encoding error-prone DNA polymerase, protein MFCELHTRSAFSFLSSGSQPQRLAQRAAELGMSAAALIDRDTVAGAVRFYFEAKEHGIKPIIGSEITMDDGSLLPLIPMTLKGYQNLSRLITDIKLRNKKGEHFATRKDIEKFSEDLLCFTGGADGFVHKSIKNGTGQHDLGWLNHVFPGRLYVELQRHHIRHEENINQHLRGLAAKFRLDCFASNGAYFADEHDRELFDVFTCIKNHTTIYEAGKLLSENSERYLKSHKQMLALFEDFPEAVDITAEIAERVQFSMDELRYNFPDFPISSGETMEACLRAKTIERSYERYRHEPWSIRSQVTSRLEKEFNIIEMKKLSGYFLTVSDIADFCVREKILAQGRGSAANSVVCYSLGITAVEPIQNKLLFARFLSEKYEQYPDIDIDLPSGDDREKVIQHVYQKYTRTGAGMTANVISYRGKSAVREVGKTFGFGPEVLKKLSKLNSHYETFKGKELDRRLKEEEFDASTDLALRKFADLYQRILDFPRHLGQHSGGMVVSWERLDGIVPLEPASMPGRTIIQWDKDDCDALQIVKIDLLGLGMMAVLRDTIELIDKHHGKRLDLYKISKNDDKVFEALQNADTVGMFQVESRAQIAFLPKSKPKVFYDIVVQVAIIRPGPIVGKMLHTYLNRRQGLEKVDYIHPSLEPTLKRTLGVPLFQEQLLKIAMDVAGFTGSEAEELRKAMGFKRPDIKLDLIGEKLRAGMTERNIPEVIQENIVACVKAFSNYGFPESHAFSFALLAYASAYFMVHYRAEFMTAMFNNYPLGFYSAATLVKDAQRHGLHFRPLDINKSQYEFTVEEDDVRVGLKYIRGLRAEVGRKIVAERRLPACEFAADTQAGSLRSGEYTSIADLIDRVPEINKREIRALSIAGALNFDNTIHRRQALWESELAIQPQGDLFNHGSRIADRGFTNSDSENSARREKSPNNTESAIRIPHSAFLTRLEGLELVDADLRKTGISIGKHPMAFFREDLNRRGILSAQQTLNLKKGQVVSSAGAVIIRQRPMSANNVVFITLEDETGFSNFVVMPDKFEEYRAVINQSNYLIIRGIFEERGMLKAIHFTPLTEAKTEVVAHNFR, encoded by the coding sequence ATGTTCTGCGAACTTCACACACGCTCCGCGTTCAGCTTTCTATCCTCCGGCTCACAGCCGCAGAGGCTGGCGCAGCGTGCGGCGGAACTAGGAATGAGTGCCGCAGCGTTGATCGACCGCGACACGGTCGCCGGAGCGGTGCGTTTTTATTTCGAGGCAAAAGAGCATGGAATAAAGCCGATCATCGGTTCCGAGATCACGATGGACGACGGCAGCCTTTTGCCGCTCATTCCGATGACGCTCAAAGGCTATCAAAACCTCAGCAGGCTGATCACCGACATAAAACTCCGTAACAAAAAAGGCGAGCATTTCGCGACGCGAAAAGATATTGAGAAATTTTCCGAAGACTTGTTGTGCTTTACCGGCGGTGCGGATGGTTTTGTACACAAAAGCATCAAAAATGGCACGGGACAGCACGATCTCGGCTGGCTTAATCATGTATTTCCGGGTCGTCTTTATGTCGAGCTGCAACGCCATCACATACGCCACGAGGAAAATATAAATCAGCATCTACGCGGACTCGCCGCAAAGTTTCGACTCGACTGCTTTGCCAGCAACGGAGCCTATTTCGCCGACGAACATGACCGCGAGCTTTTTGACGTTTTTACCTGCATCAAAAATCACACAACTATATACGAAGCAGGAAAACTGCTTTCTGAAAATAGTGAACGATATCTAAAGAGCCACAAACAAATGCTCGCCCTCTTTGAGGACTTTCCTGAAGCAGTTGATATAACCGCAGAAATTGCCGAACGTGTCCAGTTCTCGATGGACGAGCTTCGATACAACTTTCCTGACTTCCCCATATCGTCAGGCGAAACAATGGAGGCTTGTCTTCGGGCAAAAACGATAGAGCGATCTTATGAACGATATAGACATGAACCCTGGTCGATAAGAAGCCAGGTAACATCGCGGCTCGAAAAAGAGTTCAACATCATCGAAATGAAAAAGCTGTCTGGTTATTTTCTGACAGTTTCTGATATCGCAGATTTTTGTGTAAGGGAAAAGATCTTGGCACAAGGTCGTGGCTCAGCCGCTAATTCGGTCGTCTGCTATTCCCTCGGAATAACCGCTGTCGAACCAATACAGAACAAACTGCTGTTTGCACGCTTTCTCTCTGAGAAATATGAGCAATATCCGGATATCGACATCGATCTTCCTTCGGGAGACGATCGCGAAAAGGTGATCCAGCACGTTTATCAAAAATATACCCGCACCGGTGCCGGCATGACGGCAAACGTCATCAGTTACAGAGGCAAATCAGCGGTCCGCGAGGTTGGTAAAACATTCGGCTTTGGCCCGGAGGTCCTCAAAAAACTCTCAAAGCTTAATTCTCACTACGAAACCTTCAAAGGCAAAGAACTTGACCGGCGATTAAAGGAAGAAGAATTTGACGCGTCAACCGATCTGGCTTTGAGAAAATTTGCCGATCTTTATCAGCGAATTTTAGATTTTCCGCGACATCTCGGCCAGCATTCCGGCGGGATGGTCGTTTCATGGGAAAGGCTTGACGGAATAGTGCCGCTCGAACCGGCCTCGATGCCGGGCCGAACGATCATCCAATGGGATAAAGATGACTGCGATGCTCTGCAGATAGTAAAAATAGACCTTTTAGGTTTGGGAATGATGGCGGTTTTAAGAGACACCATCGAGCTGATCGACAAGCATCATGGAAAGAGACTCGATCTGTACAAGATCTCAAAAAATGACGACAAGGTCTTTGAAGCTCTGCAAAACGCCGATACGGTCGGCATGTTTCAGGTCGAAAGCCGTGCTCAGATCGCGTTCCTTCCGAAATCCAAACCAAAAGTGTTTTATGACATCGTGGTCCAGGTCGCGATCATTCGCCCCGGCCCGATAGTCGGAAAAATGCTGCACACGTATCTCAATCGACGTCAGGGATTGGAAAAGGTCGATTACATTCATCCCTCGTTAGAGCCTACTCTCAAGCGAACTTTAGGTGTTCCGCTTTTTCAAGAGCAGCTCTTGAAGATCGCGATGGACGTAGCCGGATTTACCGGTTCGGAAGCTGAAGAATTGCGTAAAGCCATGGGGTTCAAACGCCCTGACATAAAGCTCGATCTGATCGGCGAAAAACTGCGAGCCGGGATGACCGAAAGGAATATACCTGAGGTTATTCAAGAAAACATCGTCGCCTGCGTAAAGGCTTTCTCAAACTACGGTTTTCCTGAATCTCACGCATTCAGCTTTGCCCTGCTCGCTTACGCATCGGCCTATTTCATGGTTCATTACCGAGCCGAATTCATGACGGCGATGTTCAATAACTATCCGCTCGGATTTTATTCTGCGGCAACTCTGGTAAAAGATGCCCAGCGGCACGGGCTGCATTTCCGCCCGCTGGATATAAATAAGTCGCAGTATGAATTCACCGTCGAGGAAGACGATGTGCGCGTGGGGTTGAAATACATACGTGGGTTGAGGGCGGAAGTCGGGAGAAAGATCGTTGCGGAACGCAGGCTGCCAGCCTGCGAGTTTGCGGCGGACACGCAGGCTGGCAGCCTGCGTTCCGGCGAATATACAAGCATCGCCGACCTCATCGACCGTGTTCCTGAGATAAATAAACGTGAAATAAGAGCTTTAAGCATCGCCGGAGCTTTGAATTTTGATAATACGATTCACCGTCGCCAGGCTTTGTGGGAATCGGAACTCGCGATCCAGCCGCAGGGCGATCTCTTTAATCACGGATCGCGGATTGCGGATCGCGGATTTACTAATTCTGATTCAGAAAACTCCGCGAGAAGGGAAAAATCTCCTAACAACACAGAATCCGCAATCCGCATTCCGCATTCCGCATTCCTAACCCGCCTTGAAGGCCTCGAACTGGTCGATGCCGATCTACGCAAAACCGGAATCTCTATCGGCAAACATCCGATGGCTTTTTTCCGTGAGGATCTGAACCGTCGCGGCATTTTATCTGCTCAGCAAACGCTCAACCTCAAAAAAGGCCAGGTCGTTTCGTCGGCTGGAGCGGTCATCATCCGCCAGCGGCCGATGTCGGCTAATAATGTTGTTTTTATAACGCTTGAGGACGAGACAGGCTTTTCGAATTTTGTCGTGATGCCGGATAAATTCGAAGAATACCGTGCGGTGATCAATCAGAGTAATTATCTGATCATTAGAGGCATATTCGAGGAACGCGGAATGTTAAAGGCGATCCATTTCACTCCGCTGACAGAAGCGAAGACAGAAGTTGTGGCTCACAACTTCAGATGA
- a CDS encoding carbohydrate binding family 9 domain-containing protein, whose amino-acid sequence MKSVSSISFIILFLFLSILSVSAQETNGSGTRSNESGEAPKTAEAPKGNAVTVPAEKLRPMHIPKMAVGMVIDGRPDEDAWKQAAVFKDFYQTYPGNNTSPSKPTEFMMMYDEKNLYVAWKCWDDKDKIRATVAKRDSVFSEDNVRMWLDTFNDRRRAYVIGFNPLGIQADGIFTEGQGADFSVDIVMESKGVIEDWGWSVEAKIPFKSLRYKTGKGTLWGFNVARNIDRFNDEFDQWLPEDRNVSGFLTQHGKISGLDDIKYERTLEIVPSVTLSETGSRVQANEVPGGRFVNQPVKKQIGVNLKYTINPSVTLDLAINPDFAEIEADAPVVTANQRFPIFFQEKRPFFLEGADIFNSPLQVFYSRNIVDPDVALKLTGKMGKTSFGILAASDNAPGNYSENERNDPNVRPRIDEFLDKNSLFAVARVKRDFGSENNIGFFATYRAFPEQKNLLSGIDGRIKFTPKLVGQFQVVGTTSRRCFFDPEFEPTLNPIQAASNQAICGGGTFGGVTVLGSKYNQYKTGNGLGYYMNLDYSAETHGWFFEAGGRSKYYRADSGFTRQTNTNFMFFFNRFSTKSDSKKKIIRAQWNQMGGVDYNWEGKLTSANVQTNGSISLARNTSINAGVQTAYQKIFEEEFGLKRSPTRPLGTFLGAPTRSAWQQVFTTNFEQTPNKRLSYGFFLGTILNSFDYFYFDPVTGLQNPGPGAQRDAELFVRLTPIDPLSVSVSYTKSRLVRNDNKVRSYDSDIVSVRSTYYFTRFLFTRFRLDFDGTEKNYAGQALFGWTPSPGTAFYAGYNDNLNRNSFNPFNGQYEPGFTRNGRTFFIRMSYLFRKSF is encoded by the coding sequence ATGAAGTCCGTAAGCAGTATCTCTTTCATAATTCTATTTCTATTCCTCTCGATCCTTAGCGTTTCCGCTCAGGAAACTAACGGCAGCGGAACTCGGAGCAATGAATCCGGCGAAGCTCCCAAGACGGCCGAAGCACCCAAGGGTAATGCGGTTACCGTTCCGGCGGAAAAGCTGAGGCCGATGCACATACCAAAAATGGCTGTGGGCATGGTGATCGACGGCCGGCCGGACGAGGATGCCTGGAAGCAGGCAGCCGTTTTCAAAGATTTTTACCAGACCTATCCCGGAAATAATACATCACCGTCGAAACCGACCGAATTCATGATGATGTACGACGAGAAGAATCTCTACGTCGCGTGGAAATGCTGGGATGACAAAGACAAGATCCGGGCGACCGTCGCAAAACGCGATAGCGTTTTCAGCGAAGACAACGTTCGCATGTGGCTCGACACCTTCAATGACCGCCGGCGTGCCTACGTGATCGGATTCAATCCGCTCGGCATTCAGGCTGACGGTATTTTTACTGAGGGCCAGGGGGCTGATTTCTCGGTCGATATCGTGATGGAATCGAAAGGCGTGATCGAAGACTGGGGCTGGTCGGTCGAGGCGAAGATACCTTTCAAATCACTTCGCTACAAGACAGGAAAAGGAACGCTCTGGGGCTTTAACGTCGCACGCAATATCGATCGGTTCAATGACGAATTCGATCAATGGCTGCCCGAGGACCGCAATGTTTCCGGCTTTCTCACGCAGCACGGCAAGATCAGCGGGCTTGATGACATTAAGTATGAACGCACGCTCGAGATCGTGCCGAGCGTCACGCTCAGCGAGACCGGGAGCCGGGTTCAGGCTAACGAAGTTCCGGGCGGCAGATTTGTTAATCAACCGGTCAAAAAGCAGATCGGCGTTAACCTGAAATACACGATCAACCCGAGCGTGACGCTGGATCTCGCGATAAATCCTGATTTCGCCGAGATCGAGGCTGATGCTCCGGTAGTGACGGCAAATCAGCGGTTTCCGATCTTTTTTCAGGAGAAGCGCCCGTTCTTTCTCGAAGGGGCAGACATTTTTAACTCGCCGCTGCAGGTATTTTATTCAAGGAACATCGTCGATCCCGACGTCGCGTTGAAACTTACGGGCAAAATGGGTAAGACGTCATTCGGCATCCTCGCGGCATCGGACAACGCTCCGGGCAACTACAGCGAAAACGAGCGCAACGATCCGAATGTTCGCCCGCGTATCGATGAGTTTCTCGATAAGAACTCACTGTTTGCGGTCGCCCGTGTAAAACGTGATTTCGGCTCCGAAAACAACATCGGTTTTTTTGCGACCTATCGAGCTTTCCCCGAGCAGAAGAATCTTTTGAGCGGGATCGACGGCAGGATCAAGTTCACGCCGAAGCTGGTCGGGCAGTTTCAGGTGGTTGGTACGACCTCGCGCCGCTGCTTCTTTGACCCTGAGTTCGAACCGACGCTGAATCCGATCCAGGCAGCATCGAATCAAGCCATCTGCGGCGGCGGCACGTTTGGCGGCGTGACGGTTCTCGGCAGCAAATACAATCAATACAAGACCGGCAATGGCCTTGGCTATTACATGAATCTCGATTATTCCGCCGAAACACACGGCTGGTTTTTTGAAGCCGGCGGCAGAAGCAAATATTATCGGGCTGATTCGGGGTTCACACGGCAGACAAATACCAATTTCATGTTCTTCTTCAACCGGTTTTCAACTAAATCGGACTCGAAGAAAAAGATCATCCGTGCCCAGTGGAATCAGATGGGCGGCGTTGATTATAACTGGGAAGGCAAGCTGACGTCGGCGAATGTTCAAACCAACGGAAGCATCAGCCTGGCTCGCAATACGTCCATAAACGCAGGTGTGCAAACCGCCTACCAGAAGATCTTTGAAGAGGAGTTTGGGCTTAAACGTTCGCCCACGCGGCCGCTCGGCACATTTCTCGGTGCTCCAACCCGATCGGCATGGCAGCAAGTTTTTACGACAAATTTCGAGCAAACGCCGAACAAGCGGTTGAGCTACGGATTTTTCCTTGGGACGATACTTAACTCATTCGATTATTTCTATTTCGACCCTGTTACCGGACTGCAGAATCCCGGTCCCGGTGCACAGCGTGACGCGGAATTATTTGTCAGATTAACGCCGATCGATCCGCTCAGCGTTTCGGTTAGCTACACCAAGAGCCGTTTGGTACGTAACGACAACAAGGTCCGCTCTTACGATTCGGATATTGTCAGTGTTCGCTCGACGTATTATTTCACGCGATTTCTGTTCACGCGATTCCGGCTCGATTTTGACGGAACCGAGAAGAACTACGCGGGCCAAGCCCTGTTCGGCTGGACGCCGAGTCCCGGCACGGCCTTTTACGCGGGCTATAATGACAATCTCAACCGCAATAGCTTTAACCCGTTCAACGGCCAGTACGAGCCAGGATTCACCAGAAACGGGCGAACATTCTTTATCAGGATGTCGTATCTTTTCCGTAAGAGTTTTTAG
- a CDS encoding DUF4097 family beta strand repeat protein — translation MSWLFTILFAGLVYTSQGTVVSTPENRLETAPAAVSPAVDETEKFEKSYPLNANGRVNISNVNGSITIEAWDRSEVKLEYTKIADSKERLADVEVRIESRQDYFSVETDYDWKGKDSGERWRNGGKLNVEFRLMVPRGAVLNEVETVNGSVTVSDFVNLTVVSAVNGSVNATNLRGTAKLSTVNGEVKADFDRLETGSKISLETVNGRVNLTIPSDSNATVKAESLNGAISNDFGLPVRKGKYVGRDLYGKLGSGDVQIRLESVNGALSVGRKSDGRSLSPATNLLQQKDKDEEDWMAGVAAVVSLDTAKMNQQIAKAAKESAKVSAAVSANVAEKAIADAQAELKNIQPVLDKINAEAMVVTADALAKTADLMRSDEMRDRMRDAQNAQRDAMARMAEASFFPTLPRVEKKSNSFPVKGVPKVTVQGKGCSVTVRGWDKQEVQYNVTQFTDARNRQPVTLKDEHSESAVNITVINPSDEARDGYFDGSRPVRIEIFVPRKTNLKIDANGTIRLDGVSGELQVTGGDQSIDIRDSDGKLNVSNADGNVRIIGFRGDLIAKTLDGNIRMDGDFTSIAGQTNDGTFLLTVPGDLDADIAGSGKDGFSFRVEDLGNGKQVSERNWKFGSGSRKYRFISNEGSLIVQNRDRLGAEN, via the coding sequence ATGAGTTGGTTATTTACGATACTTTTCGCCGGTTTGGTTTACACATCGCAGGGTACTGTCGTTTCGACGCCGGAAAACCGATTAGAGACAGCCCCGGCCGCAGTTAGTCCGGCGGTTGATGAGACCGAGAAGTTTGAGAAGTCTTATCCGCTGAACGCGAACGGCCGCGTCAATATCTCGAACGTCAACGGCTCGATCACGATAGAGGCATGGGATCGCAGCGAGGTTAAGCTCGAATATACGAAGATCGCCGATTCCAAAGAACGGCTCGCTGATGTCGAAGTACGCATCGAATCGCGGCAGGATTATTTCAGCGTCGAGACCGATTACGACTGGAAGGGCAAGGACAGCGGCGAACGTTGGCGTAACGGCGGCAAGCTCAACGTCGAGTTTCGCCTGATGGTTCCGAGAGGGGCGGTGCTCAATGAAGTTGAGACGGTCAACGGATCTGTCACGGTTTCTGATTTTGTGAACCTGACCGTTGTCTCAGCCGTCAACGGATCGGTCAATGCGACCAATCTCCGCGGCACGGCAAAGCTCTCGACCGTTAACGGCGAGGTCAAGGCTGATTTTGACCGGCTCGAAACGGGCAGCAAGATTTCGCTAGAAACGGTGAACGGGCGCGTCAATCTCACGATCCCATCGGACTCGAATGCCACGGTCAAGGCAGAATCGCTCAACGGAGCTATCAGCAACGATTTTGGGCTGCCGGTGCGAAAAGGAAAATACGTCGGCCGCGACCTCTATGGCAAACTCGGCAGCGGTGATGTCCAGATCCGTTTAGAGAGCGTCAACGGAGCCCTTTCTGTCGGACGCAAGAGTGATGGCAGATCGCTGAGCCCGGCGACCAACCTTCTCCAGCAAAAGGATAAGGACGAAGAGGATTGGATGGCCGGTGTAGCGGCTGTCGTATCGCTTGACACGGCAAAAATGAACCAGCAGATCGCCAAGGCTGCCAAGGAATCGGCAAAGGTTTCCGCCGCAGTCTCGGCAAATGTCGCCGAGAAAGCAATAGCTGACGCACAGGCTGAGCTGAAGAATATTCAGCCGGTTCTGGATAAGATCAACGCCGAAGCCATGGTCGTAACGGCGGACGCCCTCGCGAAGACGGCAGATCTGATGAGATCCGATGAGATGCGTGACCGTATGCGTGATGCCCAGAACGCGCAGCGTGACGCAATGGCGCGGATGGCCGAAGCAAGTTTCTTTCCGACGCTGCCGCGGGTAGAAAAGAAGAGCAATTCATTTCCGGTAAAGGGTGTGCCGAAAGTGACCGTGCAGGGCAAAGGCTGCTCGGTAACGGTCCGCGGTTGGGACAAACAGGAAGTTCAATACAACGTCACACAGTTTACCGATGCGCGGAATCGCCAGCCGGTCACGCTCAAGGACGAGCACAGCGAATCAGCCGTCAATATTACGGTCATCAATCCCTCGGATGAGGCTCGTGACGGATATTTTGACGGATCGCGCCCCGTACGCATCGAGATCTTTGTTCCGCGCAAAACCAACCTCAAGATCGATGCCAACGGCACGATCAGGCTCGACGGTGTTTCAGGCGAGCTGCAGGTTACCGGCGGCGATCAGAGCATTGACATTCGCGATTCGGACGGTAAACTCAACGTTTCAAACGCCGACGGCAACGTCAGGATCATCGGTTTTCGCGGTGACCTGATAGCTAAAACACTGGATGGCAACATCCGTATGGATGGTGATTTCACCTCAATTGCCGGCCAGACCAACGACGGAACCTTTCTCCTGACCGTTCCCGGCGATCTGGATGCTGATATAGCCGGAAGCGGCAAGGACGGATTTTCCTTCCGTGTCGAGGATCTCGGGAACGGCAAACAGGTCTCCGAACGCAACTGGAAGTTCGGCAGCGGCTCCCGTAAATATCGATTTATCTCCAACGAAGGATCTCTCATCGTTCAAAATCGAGACCGTCTCGGTGCAGAGAACTAA